The following proteins are encoded in a genomic region of Periophthalmus magnuspinnatus isolate fPerMag1 chromosome 10, fPerMag1.2.pri, whole genome shotgun sequence:
- the si:dkeyp-121d2.7 gene encoding zinc finger and SCAN domain-containing protein 22 has product MAVMKMMEETVTTFETHLTAVMDSLIRASVCEITKLFQDSVNDYLVELSLNRNENEALKLRLKLTENKLRNERKYGMSWAAHRRTSGLAADGTTRQKRKTELARGKSKRGVAAAYGKNWPGGVWEAGSSGGGSGGAVVRAGNEAREMFLVQLPGEEEEGVVQEEEEEDEGSLSGEGEETADIKGELAAAEGFQPASIRLIKEALKMDPPKQNHHASQCEGDVSNRPLNSERSMGGMTADELRGLESALRAEKSREQAAMKPTHMISPDSKHSSAAPKYIGLDGLEHEEELDLEPPTLQREDQFGQIRVKVELGGGEAEAEEGASGWVREVHPTDVMDEDSESEQGQSEPPPHLSAPASVGECVGAESGTGDLLHFCPHCGGGFNSEHELEEHPCPLGGAPIESPSDEHSGFQCASCGNSFNHAWALKTHECSQATDRPHACEICGKRFTHSRSLERHHLVHTGERPHRCPQCGRSFSRLGNLERHQRIHTGERPYGCEACGKKFSRVEYLKRHQLIHSNERPTLQCSTCGRGFGDVEELKNHQCF; this is encoded by the exons ATGGCTGTAATGAAGATGATGGAGGAAACGGTGACCACCTTTGAGACCCACCTCACTGCGGTGATGGACAGTCTCATCCGGGCATCAGTGTGTGAAATCACCAAACTCTTCCAAGACTCAGTGAACGACTACCTGGTGGAGTTATCGCTAAACAGGAACGAGAATGAGGCTCTGAAATTGAGATTAAAACTGACAGAGAACAAACTAAGAAATGAGCGTAAATATGGGATGAGCTGGGCTGCCCATCGTCGCACCTCTGGGCTGGCAGCTGACGGAACTACTCGACAAAAACGAAAAACTGAACTAGCCA GAGGCAAGTCAAAAAGGGGCGTTGCAGCAGCCTATGGCAAAAACTGGCCTGGAGGTGTGTGGGAGGCGGGCAGCAGTGGGGGAGGAAGCGGAGGTGCAGTGGTGAGAGCGGGGAACGAGGCCAGGGAGATGTTCCTGGTGCAGCTCCccggagaggaagaggaaggagtcgtgcaggaggaggaggaggaggacgaaggCAGCCTCagcggagagggggaggagacagCTGACATCAAAGGGGAG TTGGCTGCAGCAGAGGGTTTTCAGCCTGCCTCTATTCGGCTTATTAAAGAGGCTCTGAAAATGGACCCACCCAAACAGAACCATCACGCCTCCCAATGTGAAG GAGATGTGTCCAATCGACCTTTGAACTCTGAACGCTCAATGGGAGGGATGACGGCAGATGAGCTCAGAGGTTTGGAGTCTGCCCTGAGAGCTGAGAAGAGTCGTGAACAGGCTGCAATGAAGCCCACTCACATGATTAGTCCTGACTCCAAACACAGCAGCGCAGCCCCCAAATACATTGGGTTAGACGGCCTCGAACATGAGGAGGAGCTGGACCTCGAGCCGCCCACTCTTCAGAGAGAGGACCAGTTTGGGCAGATTCGGGTGAAGGTGGAGCTCGGTGGTGGGGAAGCAGAGGCTGAGGAGGGGGCATCTGGGTGGGTAAGAGAAGTCCACCCCACAGACGTTATGGATGAAGACAGTGAGAGTGAGCAGGGACAATCAGAGCCTCCTCCgcacctctctgctcctgccagTGTGGGCGAGTGTGTGGGCGCTGAAAGTGGAACGGGAGATCTGCTTCACTTCTGTCCACATTGTGGAGGCGGCTTTAACTCAGAACATGAGCTGGAGGAACACCCCTGTCCACTAGGTGGCGCTCCTATAGAAAGCCCCTCAGATGAGCACTCTGGCTTCCAATGTGCATCGTGTGGAAACTCTTTTAACCATGCCTGGGCCCTAAAGACACATGAATGTTCCCAAGCTACAGATCGCCCTCATGCCTGTGAGATCTGTGGGAAACGCTTCACACACTCGCGCTCTCTAGAGCGCCACCATCTGGTACACACAGGGGAGCGGCCTCACCGCTGCCCTCAGTGCGGACGCAGCTTCAGTCGCTTAGGAAATTTGGAGCGCCACCAGCGCATCCACACAGGCGAGCGGCCGTACGGGTGCGAAGCCTGTGGGAAGAAATTCAGTCGTGTGGAGTATTTAAAAAGGCATCAGCTCATTCACAGCAACGAGAGGCCTACACTCCAGTGCTCAACCTGTGGACGAGGGTTTGGTGATGTGGAGGAACTGAAAAACCACCAGTGTTTTTAG
- the mif gene encoding macrophage migration inhibitory factor — protein MPMCVVHTNVARSEVPDAFLSEATEELAKAMGKPIQYIAVQVNPDQMMMFGNKGDPCALCSLHSIGKISGAQNKQYSKLLCGLLKKHLGVAPERIYINFVDMDAANVGWNNTTFG, from the exons ATGCCGATGTGTGTTGTCCACACAAATGTAGCCAGAAGTGAGGTGCCAGACGCATTTCTGTCAGAGGCAACCGAAGAGCTGGCCAAAGCCATGGGTAAACCTATACAG TACATCGCTGTGCAAGTCAACCCTGACCAAATGATGATGTTCGGAAACAAAGGAGATCCTTGTGCCCTCTGCTCACTGCACAGCATTGGAAAAATCAGTGGTGCTCAAAACAAGCAATACTCCAAACTCCTATGTGGGCTGCTCAAAAAACACCTGGGGGTCGCCCCTGAGAG gATTTATATCAACTTTGTCGATATGGATGCAGCCAACGTGGGCTGGAACAACACCACCTTTGGATAA
- the LOC117377920 gene encoding zinc finger protein 91-like isoform X2, whose product MQTPANHSHGEPVTDDWCVPLDSENVVKQDIPCPSVRLKQFSIPLWPISLQHEAFLKIPKVRLRPRQNRDNKDLHEKIKPKGQSKRGRPRLHPLEKDTFKDLHEKIEPKVPSKRGRPRICPLEKDAFKDLHEKIEPKVPSKRGRPRIRPLEKDRFKDVLVNIKEEPSDYEVKPPIQTEIQKTHKRTKRRTKRRKRRNSTGQQYCCRFCPKVFDTAFGLSVHDRAHKKCKGCKKIFPFPSVLQEHKIRCKYYKALMKLSKQLPTKGGKCPSIKQVSEKCNTSVESTSRVRRIIKEFTCKKCLTKFATRSLLIKHSCNFAVCPICSKRFTSQMNLKVHTTKIHKNPTYNTLELSWTKPLDENEDNQEKDFSLTEKYIRRCSDGFKCLICKRVCATKYSATEHYYSHTGEKPYSCGVCSKTFAHRSALSHHRITTHGMHMKYLICACSKRFMYKLKYKEHTLICPTANAQKNGKKA is encoded by the exons ATGCAGACTCCAGCTAACCACAGCCATGGAGAACCTG TAACTGATGACTGGTGTGTTCCTCTGGACTCTGAGAATGTGGTCAAACAAGACATTCCTTGCCCAAGTGTTCGACTAAAACAATTTTCTATTCCTCTGTGGCCCATTTCTTTACAGCATGAG GCTTTTCTGAAAATCCCAAAAGTAAGGCTTAGACCACGTCAAAACAGAGATAATAAAG atttacatgaaaaaatcaagcCCAAAGGCCAGTCAAAGCGTGGCCGACCAAGGCTCCATCCCCtagaaaaagacacatttaaagatttacatgaaaaaatcgaacCCAAAGTCCCATCTAAACGTGGCCGACCAAGGATCTGTCCTCTGGAAAAAGACGCATTTAAAgatttacatgaaaaaatcgaacCCAAAGTCCCATCTAAACGTGGCCGACCAAGGATCCGTCCTCTGGAAAAGGACAGATTTAAAGATGTGCTAGTGAATATTAAAGAAGAACCCTCCGACTATGAAGTAAAGCCACCCATACaaacagaaatacagaaaaccCACAAACGCACAAAGAGACGCACAAAGAGACGCAAAAGACGCAACTCTACAGGACAACAGTATTGCTGCAGGTTCTGTCCTAAGGTCTTTGACACAGCATTCGGCCTCAGTGTTCATGATCGGGCACACAAGAAATGCAAAGGCTGCAAAAAAATCTTTCCTTTTCCAAGTGTTCTTCAAGAACATAAGATCAGATGTAAATATTATAAGGCGTTAATGAAGTTATCCAAACAACTGCCTACAAAGGGAGGAAAGTGCCCAAGTATCAAACAAGTCTCTGAGAAATGCAACACTTCAGTAGAAAGCACATCGCGTGTTAGAAGGATTATCAAAGAGTTTACTTGTAAAAAATGCCTGACAAAGTTTGCTACACGTTCGCTACTTATAAAGCATTCTTGTAATTTTGCGGTCTGTCCAATCTGCTCAAAAAGGTTTACCAGTCAAATGAATCTAAAGGTgcatacaacaaaaatacacaagaatCCCACGTACAATACATTGGAACTATCTTGGACCAAACCCTTGGATGAGAATGAGGACAATCAAGAAAAAGACTTCTCGCTAACTGAAAAGTATATAAGAAGATGTTCAGATGGGTTTAAATGCTTGATCTGTAAGAGGGTCTGTGCGACAAAATACAGTGCTACGGAACATTACTATTCACATACTGGGGAGAAGCCGTACAGTTGTGGTGTATGCTCGAAAACATTTGCTCACAGATCTGCTCTGAGCCACCATAGAATAACTACTCATGGTATGCATATGAAGTACCTAATATGTGCGTGTTCCAAGAGATTTATGTACAAATTAAAGTACAAGGAACACACACTGATCTGCCCCACTGCTAATGctcagaaaaatggaaaaaaggcGTAA
- the LOC117377920 gene encoding zinc finger and SCAN domain-containing protein 21-like isoform X3 — translation MEIAKSVFHAKLASVMDTLLANAVREIVKIFESSLSQHQAELLQKTNEITILREELEKVQRKCAEKSTNTNISDADEPISERGLCVKQEPNTVDVSDEEKALRLNLSGIKKESQEFPDFEADESKLEHNGSPRQASATIQEIQLNQQINLFPPAQCKDEMPDWDESIHTAAQLNAEEALSPSLLSILPKVCSNTSQTEGWVPGLSAAQDSTMENFKGNETNCPGPVNRNTVFGVGETCLEDNYVTFLEEDPGNLTSSHQIAQSAQRLEGGLTPYTKRGSTFVSRDQPQSNFPTLTLRNMESLTHRPSASGVNRRPYSCPYCGKSFTHPSHHRQHLLCHTGVRLPLCQFCEKRFLTPSELTTHTCTYSGERPFGCSQCGRRFARSRNLRAHQRDVHLGKRPFACTECGQRFAHKGNLRVHKHRVHNGLHLQQTQ, via the exons ATGGAGATTGCTAAAAGTGTTTTCCATGCAAAATTGGCATCCGTTATGGACACTCTGCTTGCAAATGCAGTGCGTGAGATAGTGAAGATCTTTGAAAGCAGCCTGAGCCAACACCAGGCGGAGCTGTTGCAAAAGACAAACGAAATCACCATCCTtcgagaagagctggagaaagttCAGAGAAAATGTGCAGAGAAGagcacaaatacaaacatttcagaTGCAGATGAGCCAATATCAGAGCGTGGACTGTGCGtcaaacaagagccaaacaCCGTGGATGTATCAG ATGAAGAAAAGGCACTGCGTCTGAACTTAAGTGGAATAAAGAAAGAGTCCCAGGAGTTCCCAGATTTTGAAGCTGATGAATCCAAACTTGaa CACAACGGGTCACCAAGACAGGCCTCTGCTACAATACAAGAAATTCAACTGAATCAACAAATTAACCTGTTCCCTCCGGCTCAATGCAAGGATGAAA TGCCAGATTGGGATGAGAGTATTCACACTGCAGCACAACTAAATGCAGAAGAGGCCCTTTCCCCTTCTCTTCTGTCCATATTGCCAAAGGTATGTTCTAACACAAGCCAGACAGAGGGATGGGTCCCAGGTTTAAGCGCCGCTCAAGACTCTACAATGGAAAACTTTAAGGGAAATGAAACCAACTGCCCTGGTCCAGTGAATAGAAACACTGTATTTGGTGTTGGAGAAACATGTTTAGAAGACAATTATGTTACTTTCCTGGAAGAAGATCCTGGAAATCTTACATCCAGTCATCAAATTGCTCAGTCAGCTCAAAGATTAGAAGGTGGACTCACTCCTTACACCAAacgaggttcaacatttgtatcCAGGGACCAACCACAGTCCAACTTTCCTACATTAACACTGAGAAACATGGAGTCTTTAACCCACCGTCCATCAGCCAGTGGAGTGAACAGGCGCCCATACTCCTGCCCTTACTGTGGAAAGTCATTTACACACCCTTCACATCACCGGCAACACCTCCTCTGTCACACGGGGGTCCGGCTGCCCTTGTGTCAGTTCTGTGAGAAGCGATTCCTGACCCCCTCGGAGCTCACGACACACACTTGCACATATTCGGGGGAGCGACCTTTTGGTTGCAGCCAGTGTGGACGACGTTTTGCCCGCAGCAGAAATCTGAGAGCCCACCAGAGGGACGTGCACCTGGGCAAGAGGCCGTTTGCTTGCACCGAATGTGGGCAGAGGTTCGCACATAAGGGCAACCTGCGGGTACATAAACACAGAGTTCACAATGGACTACATCTCCAACAGACTCAATAG
- the LOC117377487 gene encoding endonuclease domain-containing 1 protein-like translates to MSCVVVMPFSLWTLVLLHCSIVLVQAELSQDFSKCPDFFYRGIPPQGFIGASHQPICQRFRNQYHFATLYHRDHRVPLFSAYILRPANGKRPNSTWMYEPQLVFSRADPEMRPLPYPTMDNNIIESQAVHQDYKYSNYTKGHLNPSMHQETRTNRMATFTLTNIVPQRAGSNSGPWSQLELEVLKRFKRGCTGPMYVITGALPYKNTQRWVNNRVLIPEYMWSAYCCPSYNHNVSDHTYFPTFAAVGRNDRYSDQEIVPIKAQKKRSKVGYDVRRMSLEALEEVLTQRLGTPISLFQDQCQQQATTTPVPNELLEKVEEIA, encoded by the exons ATGTCTTGTGTCGTAGTAATGCCCTTCTCTCTTTGGACCCTAGTTCTCTTGCACTGCTCTATAGTTTTGGTGCAAGcagaactgagccaggactTTTCCAAATGTCCTGATTTCTTTTACAGAGGGATCCCCCCACAGGGTTTTATTGGAGCGTCCCACCAGCCGATATGTCAGCGCTTCAGAAACCAGTACCACTTTGCCACTTTGTATCACAGAGACCACCGGGTGCCACTGTTCTCCGCCTATATCCTCAGACCTGCAAATGGAAAAAGACCAAATTCAACATGGATGTATGAACCACAG TTGGTGTTCTCTCGTGCCGACCCTGAGATGCGGCCTCTCCCCTATCCTACGATGGACAACAACATTATAGAGAGCCAGGCTGTGCATCAAGACTACAAATACTCCAACTATACTAAAGGGCATCTaaatcccagcatgcaccaggAGACCAGAACTAACCGCATGGCCACTTTCACTTTGACCAATATAGTGCCTCAGCGGGCCGGCTCCAACTCTGGCCCATGGAGTCAACTGGAACTAGAAGTATTAAAACGATTTAAGAGAGGTTGTACTGGTCCGATGTATGTGATTACAGGGGCACTGCCTTATAAAAATACTCAACGCTGGGTTAATAATAGAGTTTTAATCCCAGAATACATGTGGTCCGCGTACTGTTGTCCATCTTACAATCACAATGTCTCTGACCACACATATTTCCCGACATTTGCAGCAGTGGGGCGGAACGACCGCTACAGTGACCAGGAGATTGTGCCCATAAAAGCCCAGAAAAAGCGCTCAAAGGTGGGCTACGATGTGAGGCGCATGTCCTTAGAGGCCTTGGAGGAGGTTTTGACACAAAGACTAGGCACGCCCATTAGTCTGTTTCAAGACCAGTGTCAGCAGCAAGCTACAACAACCCCTGTACCAAATGAGCTTCTTGAAAAAGTGGAGGAAATAGCTTGA
- the LOC117378007 gene encoding equilibrative nucleobase transporter 1: protein MPCKGSSSGLRRWLTFTTGLLECLCFAGAVFGWASLVIILRSEGYFSSLCVNNTAVRATGPNRTVVASERLKFSSTGVNNTHALECSKQDEHFSLVFTITSFASNFLSFPSGVLFDWVGTAIARLCAICIFTSGTLMVAFSTPALSVLLFPALSLMGVAGRMYLMTNLQVGNLFGARRSTVITVYTGAFGSSSLLFLIIKLLYEAGVPLQSSFLFLSACSVFLVFRTLFLLPLKRIPYPLPEHYTYGIVCCKSNPMMLGRMETNNNSHTILNETSAEDSTSLNEELSFRECLWSSFFFWHLLWLSVIQLRHYLFIGTLNPMLQRLSGEDQSVVSQYSNAFAVTQLCGVLCAPWNGLIMDRHQAKLKAAGLEDHEAELRAVMLSLTLTSLFCVLFSVCAMIPVLPLQYFTFFLQVLNRAFYTGSDAAFIHIIFPSCHFGKVYGLIKGLSALLSLLQYPCFILVEDILNGDPLYASQHWSHSTSPGDLHPPCVCVHLLSKTCFKTKANKSQYCLMLVTNEVCMSVTA, encoded by the exons ATGCCTTGTAAGGGGAGCAGCTCAGGTTTGCGCAGGTGGCTGACCTTCACCACGGGCCTGCTGGAGTGTCTGTGTTTCGCTGGAGCCGTGTTCGGATGGGCCTCTCTTGTCATCATCCTCCGGAGTGAAGGATACTTTAGCTCATTGTGTGTGAACAACACAGCGGTCAGAGCCACAGGACCGAACAGGACAGTAGTAGCCAGTGAGAGACTGAAATTCAGCTCTACTGGAGTTAACAACACACATGCATTGG AGTGCAGTAAGCAAGATGAGCACTTTTCTCTTGTGTTCACCATCACGTCTTTTGCATCAAACTTTCTGTCCTTTCCCAGCGGGGTCCTCTTTGACTGGGTGGGCACGGCAATCGCACGGCTCTGTGCCAT ATGTATCTTCACTTCAGGGACATTGATGGTGGCCTTCTCTACACCAG CCCTGTCGGTGCTGCTCTTCCCTGCTCTGTCCCTGATGGGGGTCGCAGGCAGGATGTACCTCATGACCAACCTGCAG gTGGGGAACTTGTTTGGTGCTCGACGCTCCACAGTCATCACAGTCTACACCGGAGCTTTTGGatcctcctccctgctcttcCTCATCATTAAG ttgttataTGAAGCAGGGGTCCCGCTCCAATCCTCCTTTCTGTTCCTGTCGGCCTGCAGCGTCTTTCTGGTGTTCAGGACTCTATTCCTCCTCCCCCTGAAGAGAATCCCATACCCACTGCCTGAGCACTACACCTACGG AATAGTTTGTTGTAAATCAAACCCTATGATGTTGGGACGAATGGAAACAAACAATAATTCCCACACAATACTGAATGAAACTTCAGCTGAGGATAGCACATCTTTGAACGAAG AGCTGAGTTTCCGTGAGTGTCTGTGGTCCAGTTTCTTTTTTTGGCACTTGCTTTGGTTGTCTGTGATACAGCTGAGGCATTATTTGTTCATTGGCACACTTAACCCGATGCTGCAGAGGCTCAGTGGAGAGGACCAGTCAGTTG TGAGCCAATACAGCAATGCGTTTGCCGTCACTCAGTTGTGTGGTGTCCTGTGCGCTCCCTGGAACGGTCTCATCATGGACAGACACCAGGCCAAGCTAAAAGctgctg GGCTTGAAGATCATGAGGCAGAACTGCGAGCTGTGATGCTTTCTCTCACCCTGACGTCTCTGTTCTGTGTGCTGTTTTCGGTTTGTGCCATGATCCCTGTTCTGCCACTTCAGTACTTCACCTTTTTCCTGCAGGTTTTAAACCGAGCCTTTTACACTGGCAGTGATGCAGCCTTTATCCATATCAT TTTCCCGTCATGTCACTTTGGTAAAGTGTATGGCCTTATCAAAGGTCTGTCAgctcttctgtctctgctgcagtACCCCTGTTTTATCCTGGTGGAGGACATCCTCAATGGGGATCCCTTATATGCAA GTCAACATTGGTCTCACAGTACTAGTCCTGGTGATCTTCATCcaccctgtgtctgtgtacatctaCTGTCAAAGACTTGCTTTAAGacaaaagcaaataaaagtCAATACTGTCTCATGTTAGTCACAAATGAAGTCTGTATGTCTGTTACTGCATAA
- the LOC117377920 gene encoding zinc finger protein 91-like isoform X1, with protein MADYLSRACRLQLTTAMENLVRTAVLEISQIFEDSLHDHQVELARKGEEIAHLKVKLQRVELKLKDMSAQSATDTSFTQIYETSPKSEEPAPEKSTDPEIDFEVTDDWCVPLDSENVVKQDIPCPSVRLKQFSIPLWPISLQHEAFLKIPKVRLRPRQNRDNKDLHEKIKPKGQSKRGRPRLHPLEKDTFKDLHEKIEPKVPSKRGRPRICPLEKDAFKDLHEKIEPKVPSKRGRPRIRPLEKDRFKDVLVNIKEEPSDYEVKPPIQTEIQKTHKRTKRRTKRRKRRNSTGQQYCCRFCPKVFDTAFGLSVHDRAHKKCKGCKKIFPFPSVLQEHKIRCKYYKALMKLSKQLPTKGGKCPSIKQVSEKCNTSVESTSRVRRIIKEFTCKKCLTKFATRSLLIKHSCNFAVCPICSKRFTSQMNLKVHTTKIHKNPTYNTLELSWTKPLDENEDNQEKDFSLTEKYIRRCSDGFKCLICKRVCATKYSATEHYYSHTGEKPYSCGVCSKTFAHRSALSHHRITTHGMHMKYLICACSKRFMYKLKYKEHTLICPTANAQKNGKKA; from the exons ATGGCGGACTATCTGTCCAGGGCATGCAGACTCCAGCTAACCACAGCCATGGAGAACCTGGTAAGGACTGCAGTGTTGGAGATTTCGCAGATCTTTGAGGATAGCTTACATGATCATCAGGTGGAGCTCGCACGTAAAGGAGAAGAGATTGCTCATCTGAAAGTGAAGCTGCAGCGAGTTGAGCTGAAGCTCAAAGACATGTCAGCACAAAGTGCAACTGACACGAGCTTTACACAGATTTATGAAACTTCACCAAAGTCAGAAGAACCTGCACCTGAAAAATCCACTGACCCTGAAATTGATTTTGAAG TAACTGATGACTGGTGTGTTCCTCTGGACTCTGAGAATGTGGTCAAACAAGACATTCCTTGCCCAAGTGTTCGACTAAAACAATTTTCTATTCCTCTGTGGCCCATTTCTTTACAGCATGAG GCTTTTCTGAAAATCCCAAAAGTAAGGCTTAGACCACGTCAAAACAGAGATAATAAAG atttacatgaaaaaatcaagcCCAAAGGCCAGTCAAAGCGTGGCCGACCAAGGCTCCATCCCCtagaaaaagacacatttaaagatttacatgaaaaaatcgaacCCAAAGTCCCATCTAAACGTGGCCGACCAAGGATCTGTCCTCTGGAAAAAGACGCATTTAAAgatttacatgaaaaaatcgaacCCAAAGTCCCATCTAAACGTGGCCGACCAAGGATCCGTCCTCTGGAAAAGGACAGATTTAAAGATGTGCTAGTGAATATTAAAGAAGAACCCTCCGACTATGAAGTAAAGCCACCCATACaaacagaaatacagaaaaccCACAAACGCACAAAGAGACGCACAAAGAGACGCAAAAGACGCAACTCTACAGGACAACAGTATTGCTGCAGGTTCTGTCCTAAGGTCTTTGACACAGCATTCGGCCTCAGTGTTCATGATCGGGCACACAAGAAATGCAAAGGCTGCAAAAAAATCTTTCCTTTTCCAAGTGTTCTTCAAGAACATAAGATCAGATGTAAATATTATAAGGCGTTAATGAAGTTATCCAAACAACTGCCTACAAAGGGAGGAAAGTGCCCAAGTATCAAACAAGTCTCTGAGAAATGCAACACTTCAGTAGAAAGCACATCGCGTGTTAGAAGGATTATCAAAGAGTTTACTTGTAAAAAATGCCTGACAAAGTTTGCTACACGTTCGCTACTTATAAAGCATTCTTGTAATTTTGCGGTCTGTCCAATCTGCTCAAAAAGGTTTACCAGTCAAATGAATCTAAAGGTgcatacaacaaaaatacacaagaatCCCACGTACAATACATTGGAACTATCTTGGACCAAACCCTTGGATGAGAATGAGGACAATCAAGAAAAAGACTTCTCGCTAACTGAAAAGTATATAAGAAGATGTTCAGATGGGTTTAAATGCTTGATCTGTAAGAGGGTCTGTGCGACAAAATACAGTGCTACGGAACATTACTATTCACATACTGGGGAGAAGCCGTACAGTTGTGGTGTATGCTCGAAAACATTTGCTCACAGATCTGCTCTGAGCCACCATAGAATAACTACTCATGGTATGCATATGAAGTACCTAATATGTGCGTGTTCCAAGAGATTTATGTACAAATTAAAGTACAAGGAACACACACTGATCTGCCCCACTGCTAATGctcagaaaaatggaaaaaaggcGTAA